AatctctttgatatttggtatgtaagtaCCTTGTATGGAGCCAAAATTACCAATTGATATTAAGAGGTCACTGGATTTAAGTAATTACTTTGTTAAGTCTGTTTTAAAATCAcgctattgcttaagttattgttatttaatgttgattttttatataacaatgtatttataactaaattatactatggtttgtagtatttgtctgcagctcttatttcagtcatgcaaaaatgatatttctatttaagcacggtATAACGAACtaaagtatttgcttaagtatatttcttatttctttactttGCTTCCTGTAAAaatcagaattgttgtgtttagATCTATCAAATAGTCATATACTGTTctaatatagatgaaaaagtcaacattgaagatgcataaagggcaaaaataagtaactgaaataacagacttaactaagtaattactttagtttttttgtgaaattggggcctctgacatagttacctacttttagaattttgagctagtcttgaaatttggaacattcaaaaatgactcaatggtgggtgccaagatgactctgtgatctcttgtttaagatacagctttgaaatttggatgacatgtacagttttgcacactgatcttaaaactgacttcagtgaccatccatgaatgtgacctactgacctactttcttcaggtgagcgatacagggccttaacggccctcttgtttaaaatgttctttaattctGCGAAGTAATTAGTATGTGAGAACGAAAATTAAGCTATTCCAAACACTTTATAAACTGATGGTTTTAAATCAGAAATTGTCACCTACACAAACACGCAGACAATCACATGTAATTGCATAGATCATATACCTGCTGACCTGTCTCGCGGTGTAGTGCAAACGGGCATCGCTGATTGGCTATACGTGGCTATCGATGACAAGCGGGTAATTCCGCCCACTAATATTGCTGTCTGGAATTTACCAATAGTCAAACCTTGTTTATTCACTGGTGTTTGTAAACAATTAATTATTGAGTTAAAGCTTGCATCCCACTGCAGAAACTTGTGTCCAGGGACTCCCAAGCTTCATTAAATACGCGTAGACTgggaccaattatgcgtacagggacACCGAATTCGGCGTTTCCGAGAACACAGAGGATTGTCAAATTTATTGCTCTTATGGTCACATTTTTCAGGATTTAATAACCATGGAACTACGTGAGGAGAGAAACATTGCTGTAAACGGCTGGCATCGTCGTCGTATGGCAAGGATCAGGGATGTTGTTGGACCAGCCCCACGAGATCTACCAAGACAAGTGAGATATGAACGAATAACAGTTGATGACGACCACCTTAGGTATTACAATATCACAGATGGAATGTTCATTTAATAGGGATATGACTTATCCACAGGTCTACAGATTTTAGCAGTTCCCCTGGCTACAGGGATAATTTCTGTGTGTAGGGAAGATACAACAACAAAACTAAAAGTTAATTGATTAGAAATTGCAAACTGTTGCAAGTTATGTATCCCCAAAGTTGAACCTTTTCTAATACAGTGTGTTTTCATGGGGCCTAATACTGTGAAAAATAGTccaagctattctactcaccctggtgtcagcgtcacaccttggttaaagttttgcaagcaagtacatatagctattatttaaaggcatatagctttgaacctttttttttttcattttttaggtcaattactaacctctaggatcaagtcccataactcttgacatgcataaaatcctggtaaaagttttgctctccaaaactaatgcaggcattgatttgaaacttaatttgtgtcttcggggttataaatctaaatgatagcatcaagtcttataactctgacttgtattttagccaaattatgtccccttttggactgagaaaatcctcgttaaaattttgcatgtaagttactccaaaattaatgcagatactgcattgaaactctatagatattttaacattagggtaatattcctgcttctgggacaacaattcgaatagtcaagcatttgctgtcttatagacagctcttgtttccatacatgccatattattattttcatattaatatatgttatgtatacatacttaataaaatatagcattttaaGCTATCAGTGTTTTGATTACAGAAGACAACACCACTAGATTTGAAACAacatgattttatatgaaatgacACTGTTCAAAATGCATGTACTTTTCACATAATATTTTTGCAACATGACAAGTGCACAAACTGCTGCACATCAGTTGACATAAATGAATCCCATGGCGTTATATAAATGTTTGCAATATAAACTACAATTCAGAGCCAAATTAGCTAGTATTTTTGTGTATCTGAAACTATATGAACAAAATTTTCACACACTTTTTATCTCCACAAATTAACTTGGCcctgaaatattttaagataatttGGTAAATGGATAGTATCTAAAATTTCAGATTACGAAAAACGGTTAAAAAAACTAATGTtgagtgttttgatatttataaaatttaagacCAAGTATGATACTAAAGTcttaatttgatcattttgattTTGATGTTGCCCCTAGTGCAGAAAGTCCTACCAATGaattcattgataaatatttaatcccaaATTTTAACTGGATTATTGCGGAAAGAACTTATGTGACTGCGAAAATGTTGTAAaatgcatattgtatgacatcAGAAAGTGTTCCAAGTCAGATAAAATAAATTCGGTTACActatttaacctgaaatttagGTATAATGTTAATTTTACCATACCACACATCatgcccgtccgcttagctcagtagggagaacgcagatctacggatcacagggtcgttctctgtgatgatttgataaaacattgtgtctgatatcattcgtcctccacctctgattcatgttctCCATaacaatttgatgaaagacattgtgtctgatatcattcatcctccacctctgattcaagtggggaaattggcagtaacttgaggagaacaggtttgttctggtacagcacccaggaacacaggttaggttaactgtccaccattgcataactgaaatactgtcgaaaaacagcgttaaacccaaaacaaacaaaataccacacatcataatattatgtaaaaacaagaaaaaaactcgTCAATatttagtttgaaaattaatatttaattgaaatgacTTACCGTACATGTATCACCAAGTTTTTAATGACACAGTTAATTCATTCTTGCTGGCATTACACAGGTGCATAAataaatgcaaggtaggattattatttgtgttattgattgtttgatatttgaaaatgtgatgacatttttttttcaacagtaactaCTTTACTAACATAAATAGGCATGTTTGAAAGTTTATAAAGTAGCAAAACTAGAAAAATCAATGATATTTTGGGAATTTTATGTTTAATGTTGGGAAAAACCATTTTTGATTGCCTTTTGGTTTTTCCTGGcagtaactgtatataaatatggGAAAAACCAGAACTTTTTGTAAGAATATAGTAATAACAAATTACATATGAAGTGTATCATTCTTTTAACCTTGCAGTTTTGCCACAAATGAATTGAACAAAGTTGGACTGTATGTGGCAGCAAAACCACTGTCACCAGAAAATTACTATTTTGAGATAGAAATAGTGGACACAGGACTAATTACTGCTATTGGTAAGTTCTTTAAAGACAGTCTAATTTTTTGCAgcataaaagaattattttagaaattagtGTGAAAACCTTATATAACCTTATcaaatcaaaatttcttctttctatgCTTATTATATAGACCAAGTTGATTTGACCaacattttcaataattaaaatGAGGTCAGCGTTAAAAGCTTTATTGCACTAAATTAGTGTTAGTAATATACATGTGCCAAATTTATGTAATTTCTATATAACCCATTATGTCATGTGAAGATGGGAAAGAAAGCATATTTCATTGACTTACTACAGAGAGAAGGACACTCTTCAGTCATTAAAAGTTATACTGGGCCTCCATAGCTAGATAATGTTGCTGATTAagattcacttgcccctcacctgtATTGGTTTGAAACCCCACTTGCAGTGTAGAATtctttcttgtgaggaagccatctagctggctttaAAAgaaaagtcggtggttctacccaggtgcccgcttttGCCAGGAAGTGCACCAAGGGATCTTCTTCCATCGTCAAAAGCATTGAAGAATTTTAATTAATTGTTGACAGTGTgttaaatgttgaaaattcaaAGTCAAGTACCTATACTTTATGTTAGCATATAATGTAGAATACAGCTTTCAGGAagtttaatgactaaaatattttctatatttaggtATTGGTCTTGTTCCATACAAATATCCAATGGACTCCCAGCCAGGATGGAGAGCATTCTCTGTGGGTTACCATGCCGATGATGGGCAGTAAGTATCATCACCTCTTCTGCAACTATATTTCTTCCTTCCCAAATTTACCAAAACTAGATAACATTCATGCTTTTGGTAGGGAAACTAtggtttgaaaatatttggaggcattttaattttgaaaaaaaatacagctaATTACACCAGGGTTACCAATGCATAAAGGcagtatcattttcatttttaaaacagaatgaaTACTCTATTAtaaattttaggttatttaaggCAAGTGGATTTGGGCGGCCATTTGGTCCAAAGTGTAACATTGGGGACAAAATGGGTTGTGGTATAAAATTCAAGAGAAACGAAGATGAGCGACCACAACCGGAACAGGCTGTTCAGGTGTTCTTTACCAGAAACGGGCAAGAGGTAAATGCATATCACAGTGTTTAGAAGTTTTAGCTTGGCTATTCGATAAATAGtccgagctattctactcgcccttgCGTCTgtgtcagcgtcacaccttggtgaacgttttgcatgcaagtacgtatagctttcatttaaaggcatatttttttgaaactcacattttctttttctaggtcaattatcaacctcactgggtcaagtcccatataatctgacatgtattttggccaaattatgcaccctttcaaactcagaaaatcctggttaaagttttgcatgcaagttactatctccaaaactaatgcagattttgaattgaaacttcacgtgtgtcttcggggtcataaaactaggtgattgGCCAAATTAAGCCCCcatttggacttggaaaatcctggttaaagttttgcatgcaagtacatataactattacttaaaggcatatagctctgtaacttattttttcatttctaggtcaattaccaatctcactgggtcaagtcccataactctgacatgtattttgggcaaattttgcctccttttggacttagaaaatcctggttatagTTTTGCCTGCAAGTTACTACATATTTCTCCAaattaaatgcagatattgaattgaaactttacatgtgtcttcagggttataaaactaggttataaCATCAAGACCCagaactctgacatgcattttggccaaactggttaaagttttgcatgcaagttacttccaaaactaatgcagatactggattgaaactgtatagatattctaacatttagggtaatattcctgcttcagggacaacaatttgaatagtcgagcatttgctgtcttatggacagctcttgtttctcattttttcccaccaatttcaaaatgaaatgttatcatattgaaattaaatacttcttttgtatttatagatgttataagcaATTATCAACTGGAGAGTTTTGTATgtgcaaattttaattcaaacGTTGTGTTATAAcgtattgtatatatagtacactTGAATGGTTTGGTTTAAAACTGATACTTAATTCAGATCATATGGGGACTTTTGTTAACATACTTTCATATAATTTATCACAAATACATGGCATATTCATTTATAAGGTGACCATAATTGTTTGAAATCCTTTGCAGAGAATGTTGAATATGTTAACAATAACAACATTGTATTCATTGTAGTGAGGATGTGGCTCTTACCAggttttgaacttgacttgaAGTTGTAAAATACTCCCCCTACTTACCTTAATTCTTTGTGTGTTGCATGTGGTTGGCAGGATTACAATTTGATTACCAAGGATAGTGCCAACTTAACTATGTCTGTGAAATAGTGTAAGCCTTAATgtgttaaacttttattttaggtTGGCACAGTAACTGTACCAAATCCTCCAGGAGGTTTGTACCCGGCAGTAGGTATGCATTCAGATGGAGAAGAGGTGCGGTTAAATCTGGATGCAGAGTGGCAGTATGAGGAACTGGTCCACATGGCTGTAGACAGCGGGGAGGAGGAGTGGTCAAGATTACATGATGTCAAGTTAAACGGAATGgtcagaaaaaaattctttatgCCTGATAATTTGACAGCTACTTATATGTGTCATTTGATCTTGTAATGGGATTAAACTGAATATATGCATCTTTTAATAAGTTTGTTAGTGTACATAATGGGTAATTAGATATTCTCTACTGTCAAAAACTAAGGG
This Mercenaria mercenaria strain notata chromosome 17, MADL_Memer_1, whole genome shotgun sequence DNA region includes the following protein-coding sequences:
- the LOC123535629 gene encoding SPRY domain-containing protein 3-like — its product is MNGRDVIESLQDLITMELREERNIAVNGWHRRRMARIRDVVGPAPRDLPRQVRYERITVDDDHLSFATNELNKVGLYVAAKPLSPENYYFEIEIVDTGLITAIGIGLVPYKYPMDSQPGWRAFSVGYHADDGQLFKASGFGRPFGPKCNIGDKMGCGIKFKRNEDERPQPEQAVQVFFTRNGQEVGTVTVPNPPGGLYPAVGMHSDGEEVRLNLDAEWQYEELVHMAVDSGEEEWSRLHDVKLNGMTLEYSGRGKSIHDVGLAQAKHPLDTMNHYFEIEIIDPGESCYIAIGVARRNYPKDRHPGWNKGSIAYHADDGKIFVGSGIGDPFGPRCHKGDVMGCGIMFPPDYDSEVDSDLSPDENESPDFQEEPYHSSDSEDDEFWGGNKDFESGTKVQIFFTRNGKIIGYKQISIPKGGFYPTVGMLSSCEKVRVDLRPLTG